The genomic DNA TTGGATTTCGACGTTACGCACACGGCCCATGCTCAGCAGGTGGTCGATGACAGCCGTCGTCACCTGGCTTCCGCCGAGACCTCGTTCCAGCACGGCCTGTTCGATGACGAAGCTGAACGCAGTGTTGGGTCTCTGCATGATGATCTGCTGCCGATCGAGGCGGGCGACAACCTCGCGGTCGAGTTGTTCCTCCGTGACAGGAGGCAGCCTGCGGTCGAAGACAGCCCTGATGTACGGCTCAGGCTGCAACAACCCCGGAATCGCCCGGCACTCGTACGCTTACAGCGAGATCGCTTCCTCCTCGATCCCTGCCCACTGCCGGAACCACGACGCCAACCCCGCCTTCCGTGTCAGGCTCTTCGCAGCCGCCCTCAGCACGCGTCCCGCGACGGCCCCCAGTGCCTGCTCCGACCGCTCCAGCAGGTCCCGTGGCGGGAACCGTTTCCCCTGTTCGATCTTGGCGACGTAGGCGACCGAGTACTGCACCAGCGGCGCGAACTGCTCCTGCGTCAGGCGGGCTTCCTCCCGCAGGGCCTTGAGGACCGCGCCGAACGTCTTGAGGCTGTCGGAGAGTTCCGGCTCGCAGCTACCAGCCCCGTTCCCGCCCCCACCCTGCCCGGCGTTCCCGCCCGCCCCGCCGCCGTTGCCCGTCGTCATCGCAGCCGCCTTCCCCTGTGCCGCCGGGGCACTCGTGCCGCGCCCGGCTGCTCGCCGTACCGTCTGCCGTACGCGCTGCGCCACGTTCGGCACATCCATCGTCACGTACAGCGACCGACCCGGTCCAGTGGGTCGACCAGTACAACGGGATCTGTATCGGCGCCGGACCTGCCGACGGCACGTCACTTCTCGGCAGCGTGGCCGCCATGTCGATCCCCCGCACTCAGAGCCCCACCCCGGCCCATACATTCACCCAGCGCTTCTCCGCAACCCGCCGGGGCGCCCGCCTCGCCCGGCTGATCGCCGCGCACCAACTCACCGAGTGGGGCCACCCGCACGGCACCGCGGCACACGACACCGTCGTCCTCGTCGTTGCCGAACTCGCGGCGAACGCGGTCCTCCACGGCCGCGTCCCCGGGCGGGACTTCGCCCTGTCTCTGTCCCACGACGAGGACCGGGGCGTCATCCGGGTCGAGGTGACCGACACCCACCCCGCCCAGCCGACGCGGCGGACCCCCGGTACGGATGAGAACGGCGGTCGAGGTCTGCTCCTCGTCGATGCGCTCGCCGCCGACTGGGGTGTACGCGACCGCCTCGGCCCCGGCAAGACGGTCTGGGCCGAGTGCGGAACAGCTCCCCGGACCTGACAGGCACCGGATCGGCCACCGTGGTCGACTGAACCCGCCGAAGCGCGCATACCTCAACTTCTGCTCCTGCCCATCCTGATGTCCTGGTTCCAGGCGTCGCTCCGGCCGTTCCGCCCCGTCTTGCAGACCGTGTCGTAGCAGCGCCAGAACCAGACCCCGTTCCTGCGGCGGCGCTGCTCGATGCTCGTGCCGCCACAGCGGGCGCACTTGGGCGGGCGGGAGAACAGCTCGGCGTGCTCGTGCTCCAGGAGCTTGCGGGCGAAGCGGCCGCCGCGGATCGTCACCATGACCTCACGGGTCCACGACTGGGACAGGGTGTTGAGGCTGCCGAGCATCACCGCCCGCTCGTCGATCACCGCGATCTTCTGGTGCATGACGTTGACGGGAACCACCGTGTGGACGACGGCCCGAAGGTCCGCGATGAGACTCTGGTTGCCCGGGCGGGCCTGGAGCTGGTCCGTGTCGTCGCGGATGAACACGCTCACGCGCACACCGCGACCGGCCGCCTCGCGCAGCAGCGGCAGGATGCCGCGCGCACGCGCGTCCTCGTGCGGTGGAGTGATGAGGTGCCCGGCCGCAATCGCCGTACGCCCGGCGTGCCGACCAGCGCGGCCAGGTGGGAGAAAACCGTGCCCTGCTTCGCGGAGCCGATGCGCTCCCGGCTGCCGATGACGTACAGGCGGGTCTGAACACGGGTGGCCGCCACGGTGAACAGGCGCACGCCGCTGCGCGCCCAGTCCGACGCGCCCGGCTCCCGGTGGTCCAGCGACATCCACAGTTCCTTGCCGTCGGCGCCCTCGACCGTGTCGAAGACGACCACGGGGAACTCCCGGCCCTGGAAGCGGTGCGCTGTGCCCACCTCCGCGAGCGGGCCGCCGCCGCTCTCCACGTCCCGCAGCGCCTCCAGGGTCGCCTCCGCCTGGACGCCGTAGGGGGTGACGATGCCGGTGTCATCAACCCTTGCGCGGTGGTACTCCACCAGCGCCCTGGCGATCAGGGACCCGGCGGACCACCAGCCGCTGCGGCTTCCGGTCAGGTGGGGGCTGGCCAGTTCGTGCAGTCCGTCGGTGTCGACGACGACGATCTCCGGGTCGTCGGGGGGCCGCGGTGGCGCGATCTGCTTGCCGCCCCGCAGCATTCCCCCGTACGCCGGTGAGTTCGCCAGGCCCATCACCGCCGGGCCGAAGCGGTGCTGCTCGGTCAGCCCGATGCGACTGACCGCTCGGGCGGCGATGACCGCATTACCGGCCGACGACGCGAGTCGCCAGCCGCCGACGCACCCAGGCGGCGAAATCGTCCCCCGGACCAGCTGGCTGCACGTCGGTCAGCAGCGCTTCCGTCTCACTAACCGGTGCGTCATCGACTCGCAGCAAGATCTCCAGGCGGGTCAGCGGCACCAGTCGCACGACCGGCATGGTCGGATGGCGACACTCGTGCAGGAGATTGGTTCGGTCGAGCAGGTGGATCATTTGCGGGATCGCTTCGTCGCGCAACGCACTTGCCAGCGCCTCGCCGCAGAGGTGTCGGTTGTCCTCGCGCAGAGCCCAGCGTGAGCGAAGCCGCCCCTCGATGTTGGGCATATGTGCTGCCTGCGGTGGTGGAATCACGTCGCCGGCGACAACTGCCTCCCCGAAGGCGCGGGGAGCCCCCACCTCGCCGCCGGCCCAGTGCTGTCGATTGATCCACTCCCAGTAGAGAGCCGGCACAATGCGGTATCCCACGTCGAACACAGCGGCGTCCGGGTCGACGTAGTGACGTGCGAACCCGAGAACAGCCTGATCACCACTGTCCGAGATGAAGCGGAAGGTGCGGCCGGACCGCATGAACCCGGCCGGTCGCATCACTGGGGCCACATACTTGCTGACCAGCGAGTCCAGCGGTCTCATCAGTCTCACTTCCTCGTCTACACGCCCGCAACTCGATACGTGCCCTAGAACTCGACCGCGCTGCCGTCGACGCCGGCCTCACGCTCCCGCACCACAACGGGCGGACCGAAGGCGTCAACACCCGCACCAAACGGATCATGAGGCAGATGCACGGACGGGCTGACTTCGCCCTCCTCCGCCACCGTATCCTCCTGCACTGACCGCCACCCTTCGTCACCACTGATTACGGGACAGAGCCGCTGGTTTGACAGACCCTCTGGGCCGAGTGCGGAACAGCTCCCCGGACCTGAAGTACGAGATCGGCCGCCTCCTTGTGCCACTGACAGTGGGTGTCGTCCAGGTTTCGCCCGTGGCACGCCCAGAGGTCCTGGTGTCAGAGTCGGGTCCGCGTTGGTGCCGCGAAGAAGCAATATGCCGATGAGAGGCTGATCGCCGCACTGCTCATGCAGGAGGAGCCGTTGTACACGGCGTGGCCTGGACTATCCCGAGACCTGGCGAAGACTTCGGTTTCGGCACGGGGTATGTGGAGTGATCCTCCTATTGGCAAACACCCGAGTGTCGGGCCCGTGCAGATGAAGTCTGAGACTGCCCGACAGGTTCGTCCACAGCTCCACGGCTTGGCACTACAAGGATGGTGCGTCACTCAGGTGTCGAATTCTGCTGGGATAGCCTCGGCGGAACACTCCTCGTGGGAGAGATCACATTATGGACACAGCCACTCTCGCGACGCGTGGTCCTGGCGGCTGTTCGGTCTTCGGCCTAGCCCTGACCGCGGCCGCCCTCACCACCGTGTGCTGGGGTCTCACCGCGCTGCTGTCCGAGAACTTCGGGAACGACTGCCTTTTCTACTTCGGTGACACCGAGCCGCGCGCCGACCACTGTTACCTGGTCAACGACCGGGCGGAGGTTTGGCTGCCCCGATCGGTGTCCGCCGCGTGGGCCGCTGCCGTACTGGTTCTCTGCCTGCCGCGCCGGTTTCCCCCGGCTCGGCGTGTCGCCGCCGGCGTCTCCGTTGCTTGCCTGATCGTCGCCGCAGCGCTCGGGGGGCACGCCGTGGCTGTCTCCGGCCCATGACGGGCTACTGGAGCAGGCGCCCGATGCCGTCGGGCAACTACAAGAAGCC from Streptomyces sp. CB09001 includes the following:
- a CDS encoding AAA domain-containing protein, whose protein sequence is MGLANSPAYGGMLRGGKQIAPPRPPDDPEIVVVDTDGLHELASPHLTGSRSGWWSAGSLIARALVEYHRARVDDTGIVTPYGVQAEATLEALRDVESGGGPLAEVGTAHRFQGREFPVVVFDTVEGADGKELWMSLDHREPGASDWARSGVRLFTVAATRVQTRLYVIGSRERIGSAKQGTVFSHLAALVGTPGVRRLRPGTSSLHRTRTRVRAASCRCCARRPVAVCA
- a CDS encoding phospholipase D-like domain-containing protein produces the protein MSVFIRDDTDQLQARPGNQSLIADLRAVVHTVVPVNVMHQKIAVIDERAVMLGSLNTLSQSWTREVMVTIRGGRFARKLLEHEHAELFSRPPKCARCGGTSIEQRRRRNGVWFWRCYDTVCKTGRNGRSDAWNQDIRMGRSRS
- a CDS encoding ATP-binding protein yields the protein MSIPRTQSPTPAHTFTQRFSATRRGARLARLIAAHQLTEWGHPHGTAAHDTVVLVVAELAANAVLHGRVPGRDFALSLSHDEDRGVIRVEVTDTHPAQPTRRTPGTDENGGRGLLLVDALAADWGVRDRLGPGKTVWAECGTAPRT